The following are encoded together in the Thermococcus sibiricus MM 739 genome:
- a CDS encoding radical SAM protein encodes MIVAIIDGYTDEPAGLGVPPYLGIYPRYAYGAIKKARKDARVFYLTIDDLRFTFEGEQGIKTKNKTPNVAKAGKILEKADVIVYIGGLHTPGKYLSAVPSQVEEVAKFIKPFRGVKILGGPAFMGSAHEGGTRISSRELMLAQNVFDHIVYGDLEAFLYDFLTNPKDANPFRFRSYSELRDYALLGAEVVKQFPDYPEFVIVEIESQRGCPKAAGIGGCSFCTEPVRYKTIEDRPIEDIVKEVEILYNLGVKHFRIGRQSCIFSYMAKPDSRVPIPNPEAIEKLFKGIRAVAPKIKTLHVDNANPAIIANYPKESIRIAKALIEYGTPGNVVAFGLETADPKVARLNNLNSTPEETYEAVKILNKVGAKRGYNGMPLLLPGINILFGLPGETKKTYELTYEFLKKILDDGLLIRRINIRQVVVFPGTPLWNMREKIKTEKHKKLIHHYKYKIRHEIDYPMLKRLVPVGTILGEVRAEVFDNGLTYGRQIGSYPLIVGIPKEIELNKLYDVVIVGHGFRSITGIPIPINVNRESSKVLGYLPGLGKKKIIKILAQRPFENKEKFLKLLDPREREFYKKITKI; translated from the coding sequence ATGATAGTTGCGATAATAGATGGCTACACTGATGAACCAGCGGGGCTTGGAGTGCCACCCTATTTGGGAATCTACCCTAGGTACGCTTATGGGGCAATAAAAAAGGCCAGAAAAGATGCTAGGGTATTCTACTTGACAATCGACGACTTACGCTTTACCTTTGAGGGCGAGCAAGGGATAAAAACCAAGAACAAAACTCCCAATGTTGCAAAGGCAGGTAAAATCCTCGAGAAGGCCGATGTGATTGTTTACATTGGCGGCTTGCACACCCCGGGCAAATACCTTTCTGCGGTTCCTTCCCAGGTAGAGGAGGTTGCAAAGTTCATAAAACCCTTTAGAGGCGTTAAAATCCTCGGAGGGCCGGCTTTTATGGGTTCGGCTCATGAAGGAGGAACTAGGATAAGCTCAAGAGAACTCATGCTTGCCCAGAATGTTTTCGATCACATAGTTTACGGCGACTTGGAGGCCTTCCTCTATGATTTCCTCACAAATCCCAAAGATGCAAACCCCTTCCGCTTCAGGAGTTATTCGGAATTGAGGGACTACGCCCTCCTTGGAGCTGAGGTCGTAAAGCAGTTCCCAGACTATCCAGAGTTTGTTATAGTGGAAATCGAGAGCCAAAGGGGATGTCCAAAGGCCGCTGGCATAGGGGGATGCAGTTTTTGCACTGAGCCTGTGAGATATAAAACAATTGAAGATAGGCCAATTGAGGATATTGTAAAAGAAGTCGAGATTCTTTACAATTTGGGTGTGAAGCACTTCAGAATAGGAAGGCAGAGCTGTATCTTTTCATATATGGCGAAGCCAGATAGCAGAGTGCCCATCCCAAATCCTGAAGCCATTGAGAAACTCTTTAAAGGTATAAGGGCTGTTGCACCGAAAATAAAAACACTCCACGTTGATAACGCAAACCCGGCCATAATAGCAAATTATCCCAAGGAAAGTATCAGGATAGCAAAGGCCCTGATTGAATATGGAACCCCCGGGAATGTTGTTGCCTTTGGCCTTGAAACTGCCGATCCAAAGGTAGCAAGACTTAATAACCTAAACTCAACCCCTGAGGAAACTTACGAAGCTGTGAAAATCTTAAACAAAGTGGGAGCAAAAAGGGGTTACAATGGCATGCCCTTGCTGTTACCGGGAATCAACATTCTTTTTGGCCTGCCCGGAGAGACTAAGAAAACCTATGAGCTTACCTACGAGTTTTTAAAGAAAATTCTTGATGATGGTCTTCTAATAAGAAGGATAAACATTCGACAGGTGGTGGTGTTTCCAGGAACTCCATTATGGAACATGAGAGAAAAAATAAAGACTGAAAAGCATAAAAAACTCATCCACCACTACAAATACAAAATAAGACATGAGATAGATTATCCAATGCTCAAACGCTTGGTTCCTGTGGGTACGATTTTGGGAGAAGTCAGGGCAGAAGTTTTTGATAATGGTTTAACTTACGGCCGGCAGATAGGAAGTTACCCCCTTATAGTGGGAATTCCGAAGGAGATAGAGCTCAATAAGCTCTACGATGTTGTGATAGTTGGTCATGGATTTAGAAGCATAACGGGAATTCCGATTCCCATAAACGTGAATCGAGAAAGTTCCAAAGTGCTTGGTTATCTTCCAGGACTCGGCAAGAAGAAAATAATTAAGATTCTCGCACAAAGGCCCTTTGAAAACAAGGAAAAATTTCTAAAACTGTTAGATCCCAGAGAAAGGGAATTCTACAAAAAGATTACAAAAATCTAA
- a CDS encoding ferritin-like domain-containing protein has protein sequence MMHQRFKTKEEKSKFKQILEAISKLGTKELLVYWMDQEVKEAEMYHRLYAISSEVNWDEKVSKLFLDMYNDCLEHAETLLKLYRTMYPDEEVIKVDLPALEVELSEKRLRDLVYQGRLQEILEYLMGTEKIAHDVYEYLAKQTTDEEVKAILKWLAEIENGHYERLRSLYAELFGENPEEEK, from the coding sequence ATGATGCACCAGCGTTTTAAAACCAAAGAAGAAAAGTCCAAATTCAAACAAATTTTGGAGGCTATATCAAAGCTCGGCACTAAGGAACTCCTTGTGTACTGGATGGATCAGGAGGTAAAGGAAGCGGAAATGTACCATAGGCTTTACGCAATAAGTAGTGAGGTTAACTGGGATGAGAAAGTTTCAAAGCTTTTCTTGGATATGTACAACGATTGTCTGGAACACGCTGAGACACTGCTAAAGCTTTATCGTACGATGTATCCAGATGAGGAAGTTATTAAGGTCGATCTCCCTGCCTTAGAGGTAGAGCTGTCCGAGAAACGCTTGAGGGATTTGGTGTATCAAGGGAGACTTCAAGAGATCCTCGAATACCTGATGGGTACGGAGAAAATCGCACACGACGTTTATGAATACTTGGCGAAACAAACTACCGATGAAGAAGTAAAGGCGATCCTCAAATGGCTGGCCGAAATTGAAAATGGACATTATGAAAGGCTGAGAAGCCTCTACGCGGAGCTTTTCGGAGAGAACCCTGAAGAAGAAAAGTGA
- a CDS encoding ferritin-like domain-containing protein: MSEVFSSVSRILQKCLEKLPQMTPGELLSYKIKAEVEEAEVYYRLYELSKEMIWNEEIPKIFYQLYQENLEHAEKLLEFYKKIFPGKEPVPVDLPSIKPVLTEETLKDFLEKARLEHLIEILMKNEKMAKEICEYVSTTAENPEVRELAQWLAKREEERYNRLKIIKKLSAAKREVSNQ; this comes from the coding sequence GTGTCGGAAGTATTTTCCTCTGTTAGTCGTATTCTCCAAAAGTGTCTCGAAAAGCTCCCACAAATGACCCCTGGAGAATTGCTCTCATACAAGATAAAAGCTGAAGTTGAAGAAGCTGAGGTATATTATCGGCTGTACGAGCTGAGTAAAGAAATGATCTGGAATGAAGAGATCCCTAAAATTTTCTACCAGCTCTATCAAGAGAACCTTGAACACGCAGAGAAGCTTCTTGAATTTTACAAAAAGATCTTTCCAGGAAAAGAACCTGTCCCAGTCGATCTTCCGTCCATAAAACCTGTTTTAACTGAAGAAACATTAAAAGATTTTCTTGAAAAGGCTAGGCTTGAACATCTTATTGAAATTCTGATGAAAAATGAAAAAATGGCTAAAGAAATTTGTGAATATGTCTCCACTACAGCAGAAAACCCAGAGGTAAGGGAACTTGCTCAATGGTTAGCGAAGAGAGAAGAAGAGCGCTACAACAGACTCAAAATAATTAAAAAATTATCCGCTGCTAAAAGGGAAGTTTCTAATCAATAA
- the rsmA gene encoding 16S rRNA (adenine(1518)-N(6)/adenine(1519)-N(6))-dimethyltransferase RsmA, which translates to MYSKVFSLISKYNLKPNSDLGQNFLIVGDVIKREVERAEIKNSETILEIGPGLGVLTDELAKRAGKVYAIEKDSRIIEILKKEYNWSNVEIMQGDALKIKFPEFNKVVSNLPYQISSPITFKLLKYDFERAVLIYQLEFAQRMVAKPGDKNYSRLSVMVQAKVNVDLVERIGRGAFYPKPKVDSAVIVMEPKPKDEQIELNENLVKALFQHRRKLASKALKDSYHMLGLTREDFKKFKPIIERVPHSNKRVFQLSIEDIKDIEEFLRNESLID; encoded by the coding sequence ATGTACTCCAAGGTCTTTTCTTTAATTTCTAAATACAACCTAAAGCCGAACTCTGATCTCGGGCAAAATTTTCTGATAGTGGGAGATGTCATCAAAAGAGAGGTGGAAAGGGCAGAAATAAAAAATAGCGAAACTATTCTTGAAATAGGGCCCGGCTTAGGTGTACTTACCGACGAACTTGCCAAAAGGGCTGGAAAAGTTTACGCCATAGAGAAGGACTCGCGGATAATTGAAATCCTAAAGAAGGAGTACAACTGGAGTAATGTGGAGATCATGCAAGGAGATGCTCTAAAAATTAAATTCCCAGAGTTTAATAAGGTGGTCTCCAATCTACCATATCAGATTTCGTCTCCAATAACCTTTAAGCTTTTGAAGTATGATTTTGAGAGGGCTGTGCTCATTTATCAGCTCGAATTTGCCCAGAGAATGGTGGCAAAACCGGGAGATAAAAATTATTCCCGCCTTTCAGTTATGGTGCAGGCCAAAGTGAACGTTGATCTCGTCGAGAGGATTGGCAGGGGAGCATTCTATCCAAAGCCAAAAGTCGATTCTGCAGTAATAGTGATGGAGCCCAAACCCAAAGATGAACAGATCGAGCTAAATGAAAACCTCGTGAAAGCCCTCTTCCAGCACAGAAGAAAACTGGCAAGCAAAGCTTTGAAAGATTCCTATCACATGCTGGGGCTAACAAGGGAAGATTTCAAAAAATTCAAACCCATTATTGAGCGCGTCCCCCATAGCAACAAGAGAGTTTTCCAATTATCTATAGAAGATATAAAAGACATTGAAGAATTCCTCCGAAATGAGAGCCTTATTGATTAG
- a CDS encoding DUF655 domain-containing protein: MDYYHKRHSYASSVDKKRHNIEYEEYAYVLDYLPTGYLDLEHQNFREKRPIAQVVGEKAFTLLEVIPKTDLMLYERVFIGKGERDKVLMISKKLNYDNLTPTAKAELPYILEEIVKNNEERFVKFFNLAPPITNRLHSLELLPGIGKKHMWDILEERQREPFKSFDDLKHRVKGLADPVKMIAKRILDELENKDRYRLFVGSRRIFRE, translated from the coding sequence ATGGATTATTATCATAAAAGGCATTCCTATGCTTCAAGTGTAGATAAAAAGAGACATAACATTGAGTATGAGGAGTATGCATATGTATTAGATTATCTTCCCACAGGCTATCTGGACTTAGAACATCAGAATTTTAGGGAGAAACGACCTATAGCTCAGGTTGTGGGGGAAAAAGCCTTTACCCTTCTGGAAGTTATACCCAAAACGGATCTCATGCTCTACGAAAGGGTGTTCATTGGAAAGGGGGAGAGAGATAAGGTGCTCATGATATCCAAAAAACTTAACTACGATAATCTAACTCCAACTGCAAAGGCTGAACTTCCATATATCCTTGAGGAGATTGTAAAGAACAACGAGGAGCGTTTTGTGAAGTTTTTCAACCTTGCCCCACCAATTACTAACAGACTTCACAGCTTGGAACTGCTTCCGGGAATAGGAAAGAAGCATATGTGGGACATTTTAGAGGAGAGACAAAGAGAGCCGTTCAAAAGCTTTGATGATCTGAAACACAGAGTAAAGGGACTCGCAGACCCAGTGAAGATGATAGCGAAAAGAATATTGGACGAACTTGAAAACAAGGACCGCTACAGACTTTTTGTTGGTTCAAGAAGGATATTTAGGGAGTAG
- a CDS encoding RNA polymerase Rpb4 family protein — protein sequence MIGRKKIKEKYISIPEAKELLLKRKEEGAKENPEEPIFYEARISLEHAERFSKLSADQAKELREKLIGLFEWLDERTATKIIDIMPKDYFDIKIVFAKEEHIPTKEEAEKILEILDKYRE from the coding sequence ATGATAGGCCGTAAAAAGATAAAAGAAAAATACATTTCAATTCCAGAAGCGAAGGAGTTACTACTCAAAAGGAAAGAAGAAGGTGCCAAAGAAAACCCAGAGGAACCCATATTTTACGAAGCAAGGATTAGTCTAGAGCATGCTGAAAGATTTTCAAAACTTTCAGCAGATCAGGCAAAAGAACTAAGAGAAAAGCTTATTGGTTTATTTGAATGGTTAGATGAAAGAACCGCCACAAAAATCATTGATATAATGCCGAAAGATTATTTCGACATTAAAATAGTTTTTGCCAAAGAAGAACACATACCCACAAAAGAAGAGGCAGAAAAAATACTTGAGATTTTAGATAAATACCGAGAGTAA
- a CDS encoding 50S ribosomal protein L21e, whose translation MVQKAHTIRRKTRGKLSKSPRRKGLPALTKFLQEFETGQKVHIVIEPSYQKGMPDPRFHGKTGTVIGKRGDAYIVQLADGDKVKTFFIHPVHLRPQK comes from the coding sequence ATGGTTCAAAAAGCCCATACTATTAGAAGAAAAACTAGAGGTAAACTCAGCAAGTCACCAAGAAGAAAAGGACTCCCTGCACTCACAAAGTTCCTTCAAGAGTTTGAAACTGGACAGAAGGTTCACATTGTTATTGAGCCAAGTTATCAGAAGGGGATGCCAGATCCTAGATTTCACGGGAAAACAGGGACAGTGATTGGCAAGAGAGGAGACGCTTATATAGTTCAGCTCGCAGATGGAGATAAAGTAAAAACATTCTTCATCCATCCCGTTCATTTAAGGCCACAGAAGTGA
- a CDS encoding tRNA pseudouridine(54/55) synthase Pus10 has product MIIEKAKQLLENHEICDHCLGRMFGLLGKSENYIRGKSIRLILNMEREINGESPILEPPKCELCEGVFKKVDHLARMCYEKASKMGLEFETFLVGSRFPKGILEKEQKIMNEFDLKYAEPINRELNREIGKILEIILQKQVNKENPDVVFIIEPYTERIELQIKPLHVYGRYRKLVRGIPQTPLKGFKESVASIICRPFSKATGGKCVFHGAGREDIDVRMLGNGRPFVVEVKRPIKRKINLKEIAEEINRSGKVEVLDLECISAKKAEKVLTPNHKKEYEALVCVEEGISREEVENVVKALKRAEIHQMTPRRVLGRRVNLVRIRRIHEIEGELIDEKHFKLRLITDGGLYIKELISGDGGRTIPSVKEVLRKNAWCEKLDVLNILDGE; this is encoded by the coding sequence ATGATAATAGAAAAAGCGAAACAACTCCTTGAAAATCATGAAATCTGTGATCACTGCCTGGGGAGAATGTTTGGACTTCTTGGAAAAAGTGAAAACTACATTAGGGGCAAATCCATAAGATTAATTTTAAACATGGAGAGGGAAATTAATGGGGAGAGCCCAATTCTTGAACCTCCAAAATGTGAACTTTGTGAAGGGGTTTTCAAAAAAGTCGATCATCTCGCGAGAATGTGCTATGAAAAGGCTTCAAAGATGGGATTGGAATTTGAGACATTTCTAGTAGGCTCACGATTTCCAAAAGGGATACTCGAAAAAGAACAAAAGATAATGAATGAATTTGATTTAAAATACGCTGAACCCATCAACAGAGAATTAAATCGAGAGATTGGAAAGATTCTAGAAATTATTCTACAAAAACAGGTGAACAAGGAAAATCCAGATGTGGTTTTTATAATTGAACCTTATACCGAGAGAATAGAGCTTCAAATAAAGCCGCTTCATGTATATGGCCGCTATAGAAAGCTTGTAAGGGGGATTCCTCAGACCCCATTAAAAGGGTTTAAAGAAAGCGTTGCATCAATAATATGCAGGCCTTTCTCAAAGGCCACAGGCGGAAAATGTGTTTTTCATGGCGCTGGGAGAGAAGACATCGATGTCAGGATGCTTGGAAATGGAAGACCCTTTGTCGTAGAAGTAAAAAGACCGATAAAAAGAAAAATCAACCTCAAAGAAATTGCTGAAGAGATTAACAGAAGTGGAAAGGTAGAGGTTTTAGATCTAGAATGTATAAGCGCGAAAAAAGCCGAAAAGGTTCTCACACCAAACCATAAGAAAGAATATGAAGCCTTAGTGTGTGTTGAGGAGGGTATTAGCAGAGAAGAAGTTGAGAACGTTGTTAAAGCGTTAAAAAGAGCTGAGATACATCAAATGACGCCAAGAAGAGTCCTGGGTAGAAGAGTCAATTTAGTGAGAATAAGAAGGATCCACGAGATTGAGGGAGAGCTGATAGACGAAAAACATTTTAAACTTCGTTTAATAACTGACGGTGGGCTTTATATTAAAGAGCTAATTTCTGGAGATGGAGGTAGGACAATTCCCTCAGTCAAAGAGGTATTAAGGAAAAATGCATGGTGTGAAAAGCTTGATGTTCTCAATATCCTAGATGGAGAGTGA
- a CDS encoding transcriptional regulator: MMTRRQKIIKLLEERDYSVSELALMLEIRGKGSKKIILDDIKAIANVVKREGKILLIQPAQCKKCGFIFKPEIKVPGRCPKCKSEWIEEPRFKIGLK; encoded by the coding sequence ATGATGACCAGAAGACAGAAGATAATAAAGCTTTTGGAAGAGCGGGATTATAGTGTGAGTGAACTGGCACTCATGCTTGAGATTAGGGGTAAGGGAAGCAAAAAAATTATTTTAGATGACATAAAAGCAATCGCAAACGTTGTAAAACGTGAAGGCAAAATCCTCTTAATCCAGCCAGCGCAGTGTAAAAAGTGTGGCTTTATATTTAAGCCAGAAATAAAGGTTCCGGGTAGATGCCCAAAATGTAAGTCGGAATGGATAGAAGAACCAAGGTTTAAGATTGGGCTTAAGTGA
- the gatD gene encoding Glu-tRNA(Gln) amidotransferase subunit GatD: MRKIDVFMKEKGLNIGDYVEVIEKENGVAVTHRGILMPPYELSKGETLTIKLDNGYNIGVLIDQIAEIRVLERAKPKEEISFKEVLPKKPELPNVTIIGTGGTIASKIDYKTGAVHAAFTAEELAKAVPEIFEIANITPRLLFNIMSEDMKPEYWKRMAHEVARALNSGEDGVIIGHGTDTMGYSAAALSFMLRDLGKPVIFVGSQRSSDRPSSDAAMNLICSTRMAVENFGEVAIVMHGETGDTYCLAHRGTKVRKMHTSRRDAFRSINDVPIAKIWHDGRVEYLREDYRKRSDSEVWVDDKLEEKVALIKVYPGITGEIIDFFVDKGYKGIVIEGTGLGHAPNEIIPTMERAVEEGAIICMTSQCLYGRVNLNVYSTGRKLLKAGVIPCEDMLPETAYVKLMWVLGHTQNLEEVKKMMLTNYAGEITPYTRFDTYLG; encoded by the coding sequence ATGAGGAAAATTGATGTTTTTATGAAAGAAAAGGGATTAAACATTGGAGATTATGTTGAAGTCATTGAAAAAGAGAATGGGGTTGCAGTTACTCACAGAGGAATTTTGATGCCACCATATGAGCTTTCAAAAGGAGAAACCCTCACAATAAAACTGGATAACGGTTATAACATTGGTGTCCTTATCGATCAGATAGCAGAAATTAGAGTTCTTGAAAGGGCCAAGCCGAAGGAAGAGATTTCATTCAAAGAGGTTCTCCCTAAAAAGCCTGAGCTTCCAAATGTGACCATAATAGGAACAGGTGGAACAATAGCAAGCAAAATAGATTACAAAACCGGAGCAGTACATGCTGCTTTTACAGCTGAGGAGCTTGCAAAAGCTGTGCCGGAGATTTTTGAGATAGCAAACATAACGCCAAGACTTCTTTTCAACATAATGAGCGAAGACATGAAGCCCGAATACTGGAAAAGAATGGCCCATGAAGTTGCAAGGGCCTTGAACAGTGGAGAAGATGGGGTTATAATAGGACACGGAACCGATACTATGGGTTACTCGGCAGCAGCCTTAAGCTTCATGCTTCGCGACTTGGGAAAACCGGTGATTTTTGTTGGTTCTCAGAGAAGTAGCGATAGGCCGTCAAGCGATGCTGCCATGAATTTAATATGTTCCACTAGAATGGCGGTTGAGAATTTTGGAGAAGTTGCTATTGTCATGCATGGAGAGACTGGAGATACTTATTGTTTGGCCCATAGGGGGACAAAAGTTAGGAAAATGCACACCTCTCGGAGAGATGCCTTTAGGAGTATAAATGATGTTCCAATAGCCAAAATATGGCATGATGGGAGAGTTGAGTACTTGAGGGAGGACTATAGAAAGAGAAGCGATAGTGAAGTTTGGGTGGATGACAAGCTTGAAGAAAAAGTTGCACTCATAAAGGTCTACCCGGGTATAACTGGAGAAATCATAGACTTCTTTGTTGATAAAGGCTACAAAGGAATTGTTATAGAAGGTACTGGCTTGGGCCACGCGCCAAATGAAATAATTCCAACAATGGAAAGAGCAGTTGAAGAGGGAGCTATCATTTGTATGACAAGTCAGTGTCTCTATGGAAGGGTTAATCTCAATGTTTACTCCACTGGAAGAAAACTCCTTAAAGCCGGAGTTATCCCATGTGAAGACATGCTTCCAGAGACAGCTTATGTGAAACTTATGTGGGTGCTGGGACATACACAGAACCTTGAAGAGGTTAAGAAAATGATGCTTACAAATTATGCTGGGGAGATAACCCCTTACACAAGGTTTGACACTTATCTGGGGTGA
- the gatE gene encoding Glu-tRNA(Gln) amidotransferase subunit GatE, which translates to MKVEFDYKSLGLKVGLEIHRQLDTKKLFSAVPSQLHDNVDFTFERRLRPTMSELGEIDQAALEEFKRGRAFVYEGNYKYTDLVYVDEEPPHMPDEEALKVALQITYLLNAIPVDEVHFMRKIVIDGSNVSGFQRTAIVGMNGKVDTPWGSVGIPTICLEEDACRIIEQGERKAIYRLDRLGIPLIEIATTPDIHHPEQAKIVAKFIGDALRATRKVKRGLGTIRQDLNVSIKGGARIEIKGVQELDMIPVIIEREVQRQLNLLKIKEELQKRGVKEEDLKEEFYDVTDIFSGTGSKIIARTLKKGGKILAIKLPKFRGLIGFEIQPGRRLGTEMADRAKKYVKGIFHIDELPNYGISQEEVDKVVERLNLGEFDAFVLVAAEEEIAKKALREILQRAREAISGVPEETRRALPDGNTQYMRPLPGKARMYPETDIPPIFMSEELKKEILENLPEYPQAKVNRYVKEYKIDKSLAQTLVDDERDELFEELIAMGIKPSLAASILVVVLKGLKKEVSTDNITETHIKDAFKLLHENKIAKEALEEIFKELALHPEKTALQVAEEKGLTLLSEGEVEKIIEEIVRENIDVVKEKGMGAMGMLMGRAMAKLRGKADGKLVNQLVRKKIQEFTS; encoded by the coding sequence ATGAAGGTGGAGTTTGATTACAAAAGCTTGGGACTTAAGGTTGGTCTTGAGATTCACAGACAGCTCGACACGAAAAAGCTCTTTTCTGCAGTACCTAGTCAACTTCACGATAACGTTGACTTCACATTTGAGAGACGATTGAGGCCCACTATGAGCGAACTTGGGGAGATTGATCAAGCTGCCCTGGAAGAGTTCAAAAGAGGCAGGGCTTTTGTCTATGAAGGCAATTATAAATATACTGATTTAGTGTATGTAGATGAAGAACCACCCCACATGCCAGATGAAGAGGCTCTAAAAGTGGCCCTTCAAATAACTTATCTTTTAAATGCTATTCCTGTTGATGAGGTTCATTTTATGAGGAAAATCGTTATAGATGGTTCCAACGTCTCCGGCTTCCAGAGAACTGCTATTGTGGGGATGAACGGTAAAGTGGATACTCCTTGGGGGAGTGTTGGAATTCCTACAATCTGTCTTGAGGAGGATGCATGTAGAATTATAGAACAGGGTGAGAGGAAGGCAATTTACAGGCTTGATCGTTTGGGAATACCTCTGATTGAAATTGCAACAACTCCGGATATCCATCACCCTGAGCAAGCAAAGATTGTGGCCAAGTTTATTGGAGATGCACTTAGAGCGACCCGTAAAGTGAAACGTGGCCTTGGAACTATAAGGCAGGATTTAAACGTCTCAATTAAAGGTGGGGCAAGAATTGAGATAAAGGGTGTGCAAGAGCTTGATATGATTCCAGTTATCATAGAACGTGAAGTCCAGAGGCAGCTGAATCTCTTGAAAATTAAAGAAGAACTCCAAAAGAGAGGAGTGAAAGAAGAGGATCTAAAGGAAGAATTCTATGATGTGACTGATATCTTCAGTGGCACTGGTTCTAAGATAATTGCTAGGACTTTAAAGAAAGGCGGGAAGATCTTGGCCATTAAGCTCCCCAAGTTTAGAGGCCTTATAGGCTTTGAGATTCAACCCGGAAGAAGACTTGGAACTGAAATGGCAGACCGGGCAAAGAAATACGTAAAGGGCATATTCCACATAGACGAACTCCCCAATTATGGAATAAGTCAAGAAGAAGTTGATAAGGTTGTTGAGAGGCTCAATCTTGGAGAATTTGATGCATTTGTTCTGGTTGCTGCGGAGGAAGAGATCGCTAAGAAGGCCCTTAGAGAAATTCTTCAAAGGGCCAGAGAGGCCATTAGTGGAGTGCCTGAGGAAACTAGAAGAGCTCTTCCGGATGGGAACACTCAATACATGCGTCCACTTCCTGGAAAAGCCAGGATGTACCCAGAAACGGATATCCCTCCAATATTCATGAGTGAAGAGTTAAAGAAAGAAATTCTCGAAAATCTTCCGGAATACCCACAAGCGAAAGTGAACCGGTATGTTAAAGAGTATAAGATCGATAAGAGTCTAGCACAGACGCTTGTTGATGATGAGAGAGATGAACTCTTCGAAGAACTAATAGCAATGGGTATTAAACCTTCTCTGGCAGCTTCAATTCTTGTGGTTGTGCTAAAAGGCCTCAAAAAAGAGGTCTCCACTGATAACATCACAGAGACTCACATAAAGGATGCCTTCAAACTGCTTCATGAGAATAAGATTGCAAAGGAAGCACTTGAAGAAATATTCAAGGAACTTGCATTACATCCAGAAAAAACAGCTCTACAGGTTGCAGAAGAAAAAGGCCTTACTCTTTTAAGCGAAGGAGAAGTTGAAAAAATAATCGAAGAGATCGTCAGGGAGAACATAGATGTAGTAAAAGAGAAAGGGATGGGAGCAATGGGAATGCTCATGGGAAGAGCAATGGCAAAACTTCGTGGTAAGGCCGATGGAAAACTTGTGAACCAGCTTGTAAGGAAGAAAATTCAAGAGTTTACCTCTTAA